The Microplitis mediator isolate UGA2020A chromosome 8, iyMicMedi2.1, whole genome shotgun sequence genome has a window encoding:
- the LOC130672623 gene encoding uncharacterized protein LOC130672623, translating to MDRKGKKRGTKSPGDPGIKRKFHGNRYTAEKDVTFVSKSAEKLKNEEDIEVAIDESSTYALLSFTLVFSALESVLICKACKSDIKFLKKSQVGLGFNLCIKCNCDEFATINSCPKVRNAFEVNRRLTFVMRLLGVGLSGINIFCAMMDLGPGLSKSGYYSILDTIHIAVKSVAKVVFRKAAQEEKKKNEQEGNIADEITVSGDGSWAKRGFTSLLGIVSLIGKYSNKVIDVFVKSKVCKACEKWVGKENTDEYLEWYEDHQTECTANHEGSSGKMEVDGVIEMFRRSVEELGVKYKKYIGDGDSNTYKNLLEANIYNNDPKVEKNECVLHVIKRMYRRVKEAEKTLTQLQKAKKKIEAAEEKSKKTKKNYKEEKEVTAKKGVTPKKGTTPKKTRTPKKDTIDTESTKATKSLTLTNKLMIKLSTYYGLAIMINEDSVENMRKAIWATYYHLISTDEEPQHSYCPEGPDSWCKYQKLKSEGHEDTFVHPPAFDKDTANLLEPIYKDLSSDDLLERCLGRNTQNNNEAFNHCVWSFVPKHVFVGQKTLEIAAFTAACIFNEGFFPVLKILEVMDVTLGPCAVAFAKSYNKSRIANAENATAKSSKEARKSRRADKVAENDAYEEDEGILYAPGIDD from the coding sequence ATGGATAGGAAAGGAAAAAAACGTGGTACGAAAAGTCCTGGAGATCCAGGCATTAAGCGAAAATTTCACGGTAATAGATACACTGCTGAAAAAGATGTAACATTTGTGAGCAAGTCtgctgaaaaattaaaaaatgaagaagATATTGAAGTAGCCATTGATGAGAGCTCAACGTACGCTCTTTTAAGTTTTACTTTAGTATTCAGTGCTTTAGAAAGTGTTCTGATTTGTAAAGCTTGCAAGAgtgatataaaatttcttaaaaaatctcaaGTTGGATTGGGATTTAACTTGTGTATAAAGTGTAACTGCGATGAATTTGCTACCATTAATTCTTGCCCAAAAGTGAGGAATGCGTTTGAGGTCAACAGACGTCTTACTTTTGTTATGCGACTACTCGGTGTTGGTTTATCGggtataaacattttttgtgcCATGATGGATTTGGGACCAGGGTTAAGTAAGAGCGGATACTACAGTATCCTTGATACTATACATATTGCTGTTAAAAGTGTTGCTAAAGTTGTATTTCGTAAAGCAGcacaagaagaaaaaaaaaaaaatgaacaagaAGGAAATATTGCAGATGAAATAACAGTTTCGGGTGATGGTTCATGGGCAAAACGTGGCTTTACGTCACTACTAGGTATCGTTTCTTTAATCGGAAAGTATTCTAATAAAGTAATAGACGTTTTTGTTAAATCTAAAGTTTGCAAAGCTTGTGAAAAGTGGGTGGGTAAAGAAAATACAGATGAATATTTAGAATGGTACGAGGATCACCAGACTGAGTGTACGGCGAATCACGAAGGAAGTTCTGGTAAGATGGAGGTTGACGGAGTTATTGAAATGTTTCGACGATCCGTTGAAGAGCTcggtgtaaaatataaaaaatatattggtGATGGGGACTccaatacttataaaaatttactagaagcaaatatttacaataatgatcctaaagttgaaaaaaatgagtgCGTTTTACATGTGATAAAGCGTATGTACAGACGAGTCAAAGAAGCTGAAAAAACTTTAACGCAGCTccaaaaagctaaaaaaaaaatagaagctGCTGaagaaaaatctaaaaaaacgaagaaaaattataaagaagaaaaagaagttACAGCGAAGAAAGGAGTAACTCCGAAGAAGGGGACGACaccaaaaaaaacaagaacACCAAAGAAGGATACCATTGATACCGAGAGCACCAAAGCTACCAAAAGTCTGACActaactaataaattaatgatcaaACTTAGTACTTATTATGGCTTAGCTATTATGATCAATGAAGACTCTGTTGAAAATATGAGAAAAGCTATATGGGCAACTTATTATCATTTGATATCAACTGATGAAGAGCCCCAGCATTCTTATTGCCCAGAGGGTCCCGATTCCTGGTGCAAgtatcaaaaattgaaatctgAAGGTCATGAAGATACGTTTGTTCATCCACCTGCTTTCGATAAAGACACTGCAAATCTTTTGGAACCAATTTACAAAGATCTGTCATCAGATGATCTTTTGGAAAGATGTTTAGGAAGAAACACACAGAATAATAACGAGGCTTTTAATCATTGTGTTTGGAGTTTTGTACCAAAACATGTTTTTGTAGGCCAAAAAACGTTAGAAATTGCTGCATTCACTGCAGCATGTATATTTAACGAAGGATTTTTCCCAGTACTAAAAATATTGGAAGTCATGGACGTTACGCTCGGCCCGTGCGCTGTCGCGTTTGCAAAATCCTACAATAAATCTCGGATTGCAAATGCGGAAAATGCCACAGCAAAGTCATCGAAAGAAGCCCGAAAGAGTCGAAGAGCGGATAAAGTTGCGGAGAATGATGCCTATGAAGAGGATGAAGGCATATTATACGCTCCAGGCATAGACGATTGA
- the LOC130672627 gene encoding uncharacterized protein LOC130672627 isoform X1, with protein MATIITLFLTFFSLCIAIPLAKHDPTDGRFNYRCLQNSTIVSYDASEFEEVSFGVWRSYPKCSKFIGANEKAQWEINFDECAAPGTRQIDIILESYRPGDMDSLVYSLSVDCDIQGR; from the exons ATGGCTACAATTAttacgttatttttaacatttttttcattatgtatTGCTATTCCGCTGGCAAAACACGATCCG accGATGGTAGATTCAATTACCGATGTTTGCAAAATTCTACAATAGTGAGTTACGACGCTTCAGAATTTGAGGAAGTGAGTTTTGGGGTTTGGAGATCATACCCGAAGTGCAGTAAGTTTATTGGTGCAAATGAAAAGGCACAGTGGGAAATAAACTTTGACGAATGTGCTGCACCAGGAACAAGACAAATCGACATTATTTTAGAATCATATAGACCTGGAGATATGGACAGTTTAGTTTACTCTCTTAGTGTCGATTGTGACATTCAAGGTCGTTaa